A genome region from Nocardia sp. NBC_00565 includes the following:
- a CDS encoding CBS domain-containing protein translates to MSSDLQREPHAWLIRSGRNGERESRALSEGLAIVGWAEVGDLSAYKTWQELTAALQMAYPSTGRTVIGNWTGQLWKFDTEIEYGDLVLMPLKTRPGYVAVGRVSGPYEYRADEPEDFRQVRKVDWVRPDLPWEVIRPDLRASLGSLLTVCGLTRHDAAARIAHLAAHGTDPGFDGDEEVTSSAELLEDAASRDASNPRELTIRSLLEHWGLERRTAPVISTIKSDLASKGLTTRPAFTEGALSDIVALVPLGTEPGGPSTVTNGGENIEDVTEPEPMSRRLGSLPARLVSVYSSVDLTFAKTLMLQHQFSQVAVIDEDGTYHGAVTWESIGQAHIASEDPTLANATVPALVVDHDALLLDQISVIYDKGFIFVRDPDRVRVTGILTASDLTWQFGTLARPFVLIEEAENRLRRAVEHFDLDDLKAAVPPHQKSRVKDAGDLTFGNYVHLLKDPDRWRKLGWRLDHDQVVELLGRVRNVRNDLMHFATDPLSEDKYAAVNGLLMLLRTAEPSP, encoded by the coding sequence GTGTCCAGTGACCTTCAGCGCGAACCACACGCATGGCTGATCCGCAGCGGGCGAAACGGGGAACGCGAGAGCCGAGCGCTGAGCGAGGGCCTCGCGATAGTCGGTTGGGCTGAGGTCGGCGATCTGAGCGCCTATAAGACGTGGCAAGAGCTTACTGCCGCGCTGCAGATGGCATACCCGAGCACCGGCCGAACGGTGATCGGCAACTGGACCGGTCAACTCTGGAAATTCGACACCGAGATCGAGTACGGCGACCTGGTGCTCATGCCACTGAAGACCCGGCCCGGATACGTGGCGGTCGGCCGAGTGAGCGGACCTTACGAGTACCGAGCCGATGAACCCGAAGACTTTCGGCAGGTGCGAAAGGTCGATTGGGTTCGTCCCGATTTGCCATGGGAAGTGATCAGGCCGGATTTGCGAGCCAGCCTCGGCTCGCTGCTGACCGTATGCGGGTTGACGCGCCACGATGCCGCGGCGCGCATCGCCCACCTAGCAGCACATGGCACCGATCCCGGTTTCGACGGCGATGAAGAGGTCACCAGTTCGGCCGAACTGCTCGAGGATGCAGCCTCCCGGGATGCATCGAACCCCCGTGAGTTGACGATCCGAAGCCTACTCGAGCACTGGGGGCTCGAACGCCGAACCGCGCCAGTCATTTCCACGATCAAGTCCGACCTCGCGAGCAAGGGGTTGACCACTCGTCCAGCGTTCACCGAAGGCGCGCTGAGCGACATCGTGGCGTTGGTTCCGCTCGGCACAGAGCCCGGCGGCCCGTCCACGGTGACCAATGGTGGCGAGAACATCGAGGACGTGACCGAGCCCGAACCCATGTCCCGCCGCTTGGGAAGTCTTCCGGCCCGTTTGGTTTCGGTCTACTCCTCTGTCGATCTCACCTTCGCCAAAACGCTGATGCTGCAGCATCAGTTCTCACAGGTCGCGGTGATCGACGAGGACGGCACATACCACGGCGCGGTGACCTGGGAATCAATCGGACAAGCCCATATCGCCAGTGAGGACCCGACTTTGGCAAATGCCACAGTTCCGGCTCTTGTCGTCGACCACGACGCGCTGCTGCTCGACCAGATCAGCGTGATCTACGACAAGGGTTTCATTTTCGTCCGCGATCCGGATCGTGTCCGCGTCACCGGTATCCTTACCGCCTCGGACCTCACTTGGCAGTTCGGCACCCTCGCAAGGCCTTTCGTGCTTATCGAAGAAGCAGAGAACCGGCTCCGGCGAGCGGTCGAGCACTTCGATCTCGATGACTTGAAAGCCGCGGTCCCACCCCACCAGAAGTCTCGTGTCAAAGACGCCGGAGATCTCACCTTCGGCAACTACGTACATCTGCTCAAAGATCCCGATCGCTGGAGAAAGCTCGGCTGGCGACTCGACCACGACCAGGTCGTGGAACTCCTGGGCAGGGTTCGTAATGTGCGAAATGATTTGATGCACTTTGCAACGGACCCGTTGTCAGAAGACAAGTACGCCGCCGTAAACGGACTGCTCATGCTGCTCCGCACGGCCGAACCGAGTCCATAG